AACCATCTCTAAGCTTCACCTCCTTCAACTCCACTTCAAAATACCTTGCAAATTTCTCCCAACACACCTTCAAACACGAATGAACATCAGATTATTTGGTATGATTGTTAGCGCATTATGATTCTAAGTTATAACTTACAAGCTATCTTGTGATGTTATGTATTAATCATATTAGAATACCTGAACATTGGCTCCGGTGACAATGTTAGGCTTATCATAGGGCTTTCCCTCAGCTTTCATCTTGTTCTGCCACTTTCTCTTGAATGCTAAACCAGCCAACATTATAGCCTCGGAGGATCCTACGGTTCCGACTCCAATTGCTGTCTCTGAGTCTCCAAGTGGTGCATTGAAGAGATGGGCTATTATGTTAACACATCGGTTTCTGCATAAACAATCATCAAACTGTTAAGCTCCTTTGGTCAAAATGTTCTTGtaaatttcatattttctaCATCACCATTTGAAATAAATCATCGATCCAATTTAGAAGACAGACAAACAAATGTATCAATCAATAATTCACTCTAGATAGTAATtgctaccatttttttttagattttttcttgCAAAGACGAATTTAAGTGTAGCTCATGAATCCATTACTTTTGTTGATTAAAATTACATTGAACCTATCCAAtacaatttttttgtaaaatcattACTCTTAAAACTTGTTCTAGAAGAgatttcctttctctttttttttttttgtaaaatcattAAGCCTCGAGGAATAATCAGATTTTCTTAGGGGAAAGGAGCATATGTTCAACACAAATCATGAACAACCAAGAATTAAAGAGCCGTGACTGGTCCATACAGTACACCGACTCCATTCACTCATCTATCATCATCACTGGCTACATGGACCAAAAGTATAGTTGTATTTTTCTAATTCCATTTTGAGAGATAAGATGAAAAAGCACTTCTGATATGGGGCACTTGGTCTAGTGGAATTCGATATGATAAAACATGGAAAAAGTCCTGAAAGTACTTGTATGAGGAAAAAAGTGTCAAAAAGCTAAGAAAATCTTTGCATTTGGCAAttggttttggaaaaaaatcaagcaaattaGCAGAATTTTGTACAAAATAACACGTTCAATTCATAGATTTTCAGAGAGTGAATAGCTATAATTAATTACTAACTTTCTATGGCCGGCAGTTGAATATTCATGCCGTGTGTTTTGGATGGCTCGTCCTATCACCATCTACACAGCTAATAGTTCAATAAATAATTTGGGACCTACAACTACAAATCAATGGCTTCAATTTCGGCAAGAATGAAGACTAAAGTAATTCAATTTGAAAGCATTAACTATTCCGAATCCAATTCGATTGATTTTCGTACTTTATAAGGTAGCTTCCTTCCGATTTCTGTTTGGTGGGTCAATAATTGATTGAAACAAGTATGCAGGCACCGGCCTCATAAttcacaacaaaaacaaatggacACATTAAggggttgattaaaaaaaataatcattatttcacttgaatttattttaactttttttatatatataattgaatccAAAGTGAAACCATTCCTTCAAAGTAATTCAAGTATTCACTATGACTTTTCcgatcacacacacacacacacacatatataatctTTAAGTTGGGGAATACATATAAACAaccaaaatttataaatttataaatcaaattgttgaaaaagtaatttgaaaaacattattttatattctcttTGAGttgaaaagtattattttattatacttgCCTCACCTAAATTTATCTACTCTCCTCTGCTTTTCACAATAGATATCATCACATATGATctagaattttgaaaaagaaatttgagaCTGACATGCGCTTTTGAAAGTTTGATTGATTTAAAAAGGATTTAATTTATTGTAGAtattcttcttctattttcattGGCTGCGCCGCGTATTGATCAAACAGCCACACCTTCttgactttttatttgaatatatataattgtttccaTTTGACTACGTCATATCTAGGAAATGACATTGCTTTTAGcaaatttgaaatttagtaattgtctttatttaattattatacagTTCAGCGATGTGGCTGGCCGAAGCCTGCCGATCGAGAAGTGGACATGGATATTATTAGTATTTTCCTAACAGTATACTCTTAAGGCGTAATCTCAGTTATAATCAAGATTTAGGAATAAATAATATGCTAATTAAAACGATGGAGGCACCAACGAACAGTATTGAGATCATCCAGTTCCTAAATGTTATCACCAAGAAGTTCAGCTCAAACATTAGATTTATACTAAAGAAATTAACCGTCCAATCTATATTACATTCTCTACACTCATCTCAAGAATCAAACCTATCATGATTAGGTTACTcgtcaaaattaaatttcttcaccaTTGCTGTGCGCTTATAAACACTATTGGATttactttgaaattaatatccCCACTCCCCACGAAAAGTTATAGCAATAGttaatgttattaattaattataattaagaagGAACAACGTGGCCAGAACCAATCCATTATTTTAATGGATCACCCCTACCCCATGTTGAAATCGATCAGTGTGAACTTGACCAGATTAAGATgatctatatataaaattagctAGTTTCCAAAAGTTGGTCATGGGATAATTATTTaacctctttttttgttttttgaaaaaaaatggtgtgtgtgcgtgtgtggaGGTGATGACTTGCCTGAAGCTCAGTGGTGACAGGGTATTCATCCATGTCCACGTAGTTTTTGTTGATAGAAGCCATGATAAGCTTATCACATTCAGGCTCCATCCATGTGGTCACAAATGACGCTAGGTTAAGCCTAGGGTTACCATCCAACATGAGCTCGTCGTTTATGATCTGAAAGGCTGCCTCCTTTGGGATCGAGTTTTCTGGCATCTTGAACCTATCCAaaagtgaagaaaaataaagaaactccATTTAGTCATGTATTTACATAGCTGATTTGAAGGAAATGGAAcagtaaataaagaaaatacatgatcAAGTACCTCGGAAGTGAAGCTCGGACATATCTCGAGGCGAAGGTTGAGTGAACGGAGACATCAGATTCAGAAGCTGTCTTGGAGAGAACCATGGTTGGTGATCAAGAGAAATGTTCAGTACTGTTGATGAATTAGGAAGAAGTCAAGAATGAAGATGTGTGAGGAAAGTGATACCATGGGTAGGTTTATATAGAGATGAAAAGGAAAGGTCGATGGTCATTGGTCAGCCCAAGTAGTTAAATATTTctgttcaaaaacaaaaaacaatgttggTCTAAATAGTTGTGCATACACAGTCATATTCCTTGCAATATAAAGAAGGTGTTGAAGATCATACATTGATGGTGGCTTCCCTGCTAGCAACCAATACCATCTTGGCTTTTGTCCAATACAACTGgctatcttgttttttaatttacccaCTTCATCATGCTAATAAGAACGTTCTTTGGAATCAGCAGGAGCTGTTGTTGGACTGAACTATtaggatataatttttttttgtatggattCCATGTTggcacattattttttattctttggaaCAGCTcgtcagattttttttttactctctctctctctctctctctctctctctccttctgcTTGCTTTTCCCCCATGCCGTGACTTTCCTCTCCCACTGCAAAGAGATTTCGGTTTTGGAGATTTTGGGTTCAAGAAGGGTTGGAGAAAACAAGTAAGTCTTTCCTCTCCTTATTGCCTACAATTAGTGAATTGAATGTGGAAGAACCAAAGAAGATTTAGGGTTTTCATTTTACGTTGATGATGTCATAGTTTAAGGATTTATTTTGTGTTAGATTGCTTAAAATGAACTGAGTTAATGTTTGGATTATGAGTTTCTTGAATGACATGGTGTTTATAGGATTGGGTTTTGCAGATTTTCGATTAGCAAACTAGCCGATCGACCAGTTGGGCTGAACCTATTAAACCGATTAAGCGGTTCACTTGTTGCTATCAGCTGACCGATTAGTTTGTATAATGGTCAACTGGTTGGTCAATATAGTCGACTAGTTATCCCTTTTTGGTGTggctaattgttttttcttttagttgttgATAGTTTAAGGAATAATAAgatctttttcaattctattcaATTCGTTTGTATATAAGATTTAGTTTCGAGTAGTTTTTGaatgcatgtttattttttaaaataggttCAGCTGATACAACTCTAGTTCATCCTTAATGAGTCGGAGTTGTTGGAATAAGCAGGAGTTGTTGTATGACTGAactattagtatattttttttttttgtatggataTCATGTTggcacattattttttattctttggaatagctcattagatttttttttaagtgttaaaaatatataaaagcattggcgaatcactttcatgtatttcaaaaaattactaTTGAAATTTCTTTCATGCATTTCACAAATGAGTaggttatttgaaaaataaaaccaatgttaaaaacactttcatgtttttcacttgGACAGGTTGCCCATAAAAATAGACCTCCTAaaaaatcttcatatttttcaacATTCGGGCAGGTTACCCATGAGATTTAAATCAACGAAAAAGAATCGATGAGATGATACAattcttttctcatttattttttcaatcaaggtAAGTTGCTAAAACGATACGATCTTGTCTCAATCCACAGATCAAGTAGATCTGTGGATTGATACTACCTCATTTTCAAGTATATATATCCTTTGttaactttattgttttttttttctttataagctTAGGATACAAAGTCTTTTTCAAGACTTTGCGTCATAAGCGTTTAAAAGAAAGGGCAACTGTAATAACTCAATTTTGAattctccaaaaaaaatttgtatgttcttttatttctatttttattcaaaaaaatccaaaaaaaaatttaagaaaaattttaaaattcaaaaatattttttttgggtcaaTCAccttttttccataaaaaaaaaaaaaaagagtcaatccAAGACAAACCATGTTGATTGGGGTAAAAACTAAGTTTTAGGCCGGTTCAGGTCAAAACTGTCATTTTCAATGAAAACCGATTTCACTAGGCAGTACAAGTCAAACCATGTTGAATggggtaaaaaataaatttcacgtCGTTTTGGGTCAAAACTGTCATTTCTCGTTAAAATCGTGTTCACGGGACAATACAGGGCAAACCATATCAATTgaggtaaaaaatgagtttgagGTTGTTTTGGGTCAAAATCATCATTCTCAGTCAAAATCGTGCTCATCGGGTTAATACAAATCAAACCATGTCAACCGAGATAAAAATGAGTTTCAGAGTACCATTTTGGGTtaagattgttatttttttgtcaaaaccaAGTCCCTTGAGTTAATACcggtcaaaaaatatttttcgatgtttgaaattaatttttcaataatcaaaattgaaattaatcataACAAACCGAGTACAAATATCTGGACCagtgtttaatttgaaatttctaattttctttctcAAGTTACTAGATTGCAACTCtaataaaatctatattttttcaattaattattttgttaataaaaaaaattaaagtcacCAAGCAATGTCGTGTATCAACAAACACCAACCACCTTTTAGAGCCCTTGTAAATAGAAGTTCTacttatcaaataaattaagttcAGTAATCTTCTTTACATACAATCCAGCCAGTCCACTCTAGTATGCAAGCATTCTGCCCCCACCTTATAAAACAATAATGTCCTGAATTCGTtgatcaagaaaaattaataagctgttaaaaaattaattcaaaattggCAGACTCCCTTGTTGTTATTTGATATATAGACTATAGAGCACAGTCTAGTAAGTGAACATATACAtccatatatatacatacatacagatatataaatttgttcttttgaacttttttgtcctttttacgATAAAGGAGACTCATGCACTGTTGCTTCATACAACTTAAGACttcttggtatttttaaaacaagtttttaataCGTACATCATCTCTATCACAAGTGACAACTCTTCATATTTTAACATAGGATAGGTCAAAAGCACCTCAGATTCTGACAGAGACATCATCACTTGCTTTTGTACAAACGTTCTTCATACTGTTGTGCTTGCTGCTCAGGAAGTTAAAGGATACATTCTTAGGAAGTTTGTTTCCAAAATAAGAGATAAATTATCTGCTACCAAAGTAAGGAATAAGGGAATGTCAGAAAGTAAAATTGCAGGCGATTGTGTTGCCTTTACTTGGATATTAGATATTGATGAACATTTGGTTTTTATCACCTCATGCTTGCTCTAATACTTAATGATGAATGGATGAATATTCTTCATGCAATATAATAAATAGATCACAGACAGTTCCAACTCCTGTTCAAGGCCCTGTGGTGAAGGCTGAAGGCTCTGTCTGCATTTTAAACAACCTACGCAGTTATAATGCCATGTCATCTTCTCTTTACAGGGACCCCAAGTTCATGGATCTCTTACTGGGGCAATCTTGGATGGCACATGGACTCATACAATCATCAGATATCCAAACAACAACTTGGAACATGTTGGCTTGTGTCATGTGCGCGAGTTGATCTCAAATGGAACTCTATCAGCTTTGCcagagaaaaagaacaagacAGAGTACGTCACGATATTGCATCCTAATTAAAAGATAACTAATTCATTTAGCAAATTTAACTTGCTAAATCATTATTAAATTCTATGtttgtctgattttttttcccagctTTCGCTGGGGTTTCTGCTGATGGTTATTCGGGGACTTCAATTTGTTCCATGTTGCTGCTCTCGTAGTTCACTGCCAGAACGTTTAAACCAACAGATTTATTAAAGGAATATTCATATCGGTAATTTAAGGTCAAGCTTACCAACGGAATTTTTTCCATCCATAATTCCGGCGGTATATACTTTTACAGTTTAAAAAAACCACACTTGAAATATGACAGAGTGCCCTTCGCCTGCGAATGTGTTCTTAAACCCTATTTTCTTTTGGACTAAGATTTTATATCCATTAAAGATTAGAAAAgccttcaaattaaaataaaaaataattatttaaaatttgctatatttctaaattgaatttacaattttttttatttgatttgagatTCATATATTCATCTTTCAAGTTTTGCTTAaaatcttattgtttttttctttattttcaagtttcttAGTTTGATTAGAGATTTAATTAAGGAATTGTAACCCTGGTAAAGAAACAAACTACaccaaaattatttatttaataatataaatataaagtagGGTTATATCACTTTCTTATTTAACTGTCATCTCGTTTAGGACTGtccttttcttgttttccttCCGAGAGATCAAAAATAAACGAGAAAAAAGCAGCCCTAAACGCAAGTAAGCAGAGAATACGATCAAAAACACGTTATAGCAAAGTTGTTGGCCGAAAAAagccaaattgaaaataaaatcaaacaagggACCGAAGAGAGGAAAAATAAAGCTGAGTTGATTAAATTCATGAATCATCTAATCATCccctttcttccttctttctcATCTCCTTTATTTCCTTCCAATAAGAAGCTCGAATCAAGCTTTAATGCACTGCTCACTTTGCCTGCCAAGTCTGGCTTTCAGCTCCTCGGCCACAGCATCAATGAACTCTTCAGTGTTGAGGTACTGATCCCTACTAACCCTGCATCACACAGAAGAAGAACATTATACACATAAACATCATATAAAGCAGAGTATAAACATTGATAACATTCAGAAAGCACTTTTTTAATGATGGTGCTTACTTAGATCCATGGATAAGCAACGCGAGATCCTTGGTCATCTTGCCAGACTCCACAGCTCCAACGCAAGCTGCCTCTAGTTTCTCAGTGAAATCCAAGAGTTTAGCATTGTCATCCAACTTAGCCCTGGACAAAAGAAAAACACGTTTCAATTCTTGACCACTGCTTCCAGCATTCTTAGATGCTTCAAGACCAATAGTGTAGATTtgcaaaatcataaatatatacCTGTGGGCAAGTCCTCTTGACCAAGCAAAAATAGAGGCAATACTGTTTGTGCTGGTTTCACCACCTTTCTGGTGAACCCTGTAATGCCGAGTAACTGTACCGTGGGCTGCCTCGGCCTCTATGGTCTTTCCATCAGGGCACACCTGAACCATACCACTTTCAACAAAGTCAAAGATGAGCGCAAACAATATGTTATCTCTTAGATGTTACTGCAATTTCTCTCTGCAAATCACTCCCTCCCACACTAGCAATAACCTATTTCTTATAACTAAACATTAGTTAGATCATACACTTATAACACGTTATTAACTGTTGCATATGAAAATTATCGAACCTTAAAAACTGCTTCGACCAATGCTTTATGTATGTAAAAAGTCGTttataaagagaaaaggaaggaagaCAGTTTAATAAAGAAAGAGCATTACTCTGCTGCAGGAGTACAGGGAGAATACAGAGTAACAGAGACAACtatcaaaattgaaacaaacgacaactgaaaaaataaaacaagaaagtaGGTCTACAATCATACCAATACAGAGGTCATCAAGCCAAGAGATCCAAAACCTGTAAAAACACAGCCAGATGAATAATTAATATAGCAAATGCTACCAAGATGAATAATTAATATAGCAGCCAAATTCAATCCAAATTCTGAGGGATAAGATAAGCACACTGCAAAAGTTTTGGTGCGCTGAATATTCCAGGTGTTAACAGTCTGTTTCACATACCTTGGGCCAAGAAATCACTCTGCACATCCCCATCATAGTTTTTGCATGCCCATACATAACCTCCTTCACTCTTGAGAGCATATGCAACCATATCATCAATGAGTCGGTGTTCATACCTTACAATTCAACCATCCGAGTTGTTAATAAATACAAATGCAGCCAAAACAAAcatcatttcaagcgcaagacACTAGGTCGCTCACCATATTCCTGCAGCCTCGTACTTTGATTTCCAGTTAGCCTCATAGACTTCTTGAAAGATGTCCTTGAATCttcatttaatagaaaaaaaactcgaTGATATATCAACTAAATAACCAAATGATAGTGCAGGTAGGTTCAAGAAAGCCAAGTATAAAGTTCTAAAAGGTATGCAGAGCGATGAAAGTGCCATACCTTCCATCGTACTTCTTAAGGATAGTATTTTTTGTGCTGAGATAAAGTGGCCACTTCTTTTGGTAAGCAGTGTTCATAGAAGCTTCAGCAAAAGAACGGATGGACTGCATTTCAGGTTCaggaataaaaaggaaaattaatttttctgcaTTTCAGTGCATGACAATCATTAGAGAATTTGCAGAGTTGTACCTCATCGGTGTTATACATGGCCAATGCCACCCCACCAGCACCTGTAAAATTGTACACCTCCAACTCTGTCTTCTCATCCTGTCCTTCTGGCACTG
This DNA window, taken from Populus alba chromosome 17, ASM523922v2, whole genome shotgun sequence, encodes the following:
- the LOC118037132 gene encoding isocitrate dehydrogenase [NADP], with the translated sequence MAFEKIKVANPIVEMDGDEMTRVFWQSIKEKLIFPFLELDIKYFDLGLPHRDATDDKVTIESAEATLKYNVAIKCATITPDEDRVKEFKLKQMWKSPNGTIRNILNGTVFREPIICKNVPRLVPGWTKAICIGRHAFGDQYRATDAVIKGAGKLKLVFVPEGQDEKTELEVYNFTGAGGVALAMYNTDESIRSFAEASMNTAYQKKWPLYLSTKNTILKKYDGRFKDIFQEVYEANWKSKYEAAGIWYEHRLIDDMVAYALKSEGGYVWACKNYDGDVQSDFLAQGFGSLGLMTSVLVCPDGKTIEAEAAHGTVTRHYRVHQKGGETSTNSIASIFAWSRGLAHRAKLDDNAKLLDFTEKLEAACVGAVESGKMTKDLALLIHGSKVSRDQYLNTEEFIDAVAEELKARLGRQSEQCIKA